A region of Lacinutrix sp. Hel_I_90 DNA encodes the following proteins:
- a CDS encoding aminoacyl-histidine dipeptidase, producing MNSEIRSLEPKALWNKFADLNAVPRASKKEARVIAFMKAFGNNLGLEVIEDEVGNVIIKKPATAGMEDRETIVMQSHLDMVHQKNTDTNFDFETQGIEMYIDGDWVRAKGTTLGADNGLGVATIMAVLESKAIVHPAIEALFTIDEETGMTGAMGLKGGVLSGGILLNLDTEEDDEIGVGCAGGIDVTATRAYKEEETPEFKTGYEIRVKGLQGGHSGMDIHKGLGNANKIMNRLLFDGFENFGLRISEIDGGSLRNAIPRESSAIVAIDTLHDAVFNAEMSALAEIIKTELKTLEPDLEIVVSKTETPEKIMDLGVQEGMTRALYAAINGVYRMSADIPDLVETSNNVARVIVKEGEIKIGCLTRSSVDSSKMDLANTLRATFELTGCEVEFSGDYPGWTPNMDASILKVLSNLYEKINGEKAHVAACHAGLECGILGSNYPEMEMISFGPTIRGAHSPDERASISSAQKYWKFVLEILKNIPKK from the coding sequence ATGAATTCAGAAATAAGAAGTTTAGAACCTAAAGCGTTGTGGAATAAGTTTGCAGATTTAAATGCTGTACCTAGAGCATCGAAAAAAGAAGCGCGTGTGATTGCTTTTATGAAAGCGTTTGGAAACAATTTAGGTTTAGAAGTCATTGAAGATGAAGTAGGGAATGTTATTATAAAGAAGCCTGCAACAGCGGGAATGGAAGACAGAGAGACTATCGTGATGCAATCGCATTTAGATATGGTACATCAAAAAAATACAGATACGAATTTCGATTTCGAGACGCAAGGGATAGAAATGTATATTGATGGTGATTGGGTTCGAGCAAAAGGAACAACTTTGGGCGCAGATAACGGGCTAGGAGTGGCTACGATTATGGCGGTACTAGAAAGCAAAGCTATTGTACATCCAGCTATTGAAGCCTTATTTACCATTGATGAAGAAACAGGCATGACGGGCGCCATGGGCTTAAAAGGTGGGGTTTTATCTGGTGGCATTTTATTGAATTTAGATACAGAAGAAGATGACGAAATAGGAGTAGGCTGCGCGGGAGGTATAGATGTTACCGCCACAAGAGCATATAAAGAGGAAGAGACTCCTGAGTTCAAGACGGGATATGAAATAAGAGTCAAAGGTTTGCAGGGAGGACATTCGGGTATGGATATTCATAAAGGATTGGGTAACGCTAATAAAATAATGAACCGCCTGTTGTTTGATGGTTTTGAAAATTTTGGTTTACGTATTTCAGAAATTGATGGCGGTAGCTTGCGCAACGCGATACCTAGAGAAAGTAGCGCAATTGTAGCGATTGATACATTACATGATGCTGTGTTTAATGCTGAAATGAGTGCGCTAGCCGAAATTATAAAGACCGAACTAAAAACATTAGAACCAGATTTAGAAATAGTGGTTTCAAAAACTGAAACGCCTGAGAAAATAATGGATTTAGGTGTGCAGGAAGGGATGACACGTGCATTATATGCTGCTATAAACGGTGTGTATAGAATGAGTGCAGATATTCCTGATTTAGTGGAAACTTCAAATAATGTCGCTAGAGTAATCGTTAAAGAAGGTGAAATAAAAATAGGATGTTTAACACGGTCATCGGTTGATAGTTCTAAAATGGATTTGGCAAATACCCTACGCGCTACTTTTGAATTAACGGGTTGTGAAGTCGAGTTTTCAGGGGATTACCCGGGTTGGACACCAAATATGGATGCTTCTATTTTAAAAGTATTAAGTAATTTGTATGAAAAAATTAATGGAGAAAAAGCCCACGTTGCCGCTTGCCATGCAGGTCTGGAATGTGGTATTCTAGGCAGTAACTATCCAGAAATGGAAATGATTAGTTTTGGCCCAACCATTAGAGGGGCACACTCACCAGATGAACGAGCAAGTATTTCTTCAGCTCAAAAATACTGGAAATTTGTTTTAGAGATTCTTAAAAATATTCCTAAAAAGTAA
- a CDS encoding peptidylprolyl isomerase, whose protein sequence is MKILIIALLISATAASCQDKYPELEDGLYAEIVTNKGTMVAKLNYDLAPVTVANFVSLAEGTNSKVDSIYKGKKFYNGVTFHRVIDGFMIQGGDPTATGGGNPGYRFKDEINSAKHDKPGVLSMANSGPATNGSQFFITEVATPNLDPKHTVFGELVIGLNVQDSISNVKVLQPRAQDKPEKDVVMEEVNIIRKGEAAKAFDAPKVFDSYFVELEEETKKQEELLEASREKFIKDNENLEGEVIRLPSGVVMIRTKEGTGVVPTPQQQVLIDYAGYLEDGTLFDTSWASAAKEAGKYDENRDENGGYKPFPTLYSTSARLAPGFREAMLNMKVGERARIFIPSFLGYGSRDYGPIPGNSNLIFDIEIVDLVK, encoded by the coding sequence ATGAAAATTTTAATTATTGCGCTCCTCATCAGTGCCACTGCAGCATCATGTCAAGATAAGTATCCAGAATTAGAAGATGGCTTATATGCTGAAATTGTAACGAATAAAGGAACCATGGTAGCCAAATTAAACTATGATTTAGCGCCGGTAACCGTTGCTAACTTTGTCTCACTTGCTGAAGGCACCAATTCTAAGGTAGATTCTATTTACAAAGGAAAAAAATTCTACAATGGTGTTACGTTTCATCGTGTTATAGATGGTTTCATGATACAAGGTGGTGATCCAACAGCTACTGGTGGTGGTAATCCAGGTTACCGTTTTAAAGATGAAATAAACAGTGCAAAGCATGATAAACCAGGGGTGCTATCTATGGCAAACTCTGGACCAGCAACCAACGGCTCTCAGTTCTTTATAACAGAAGTAGCAACACCAAATTTAGACCCTAAACATACCGTTTTTGGTGAATTAGTAATTGGTCTAAATGTTCAGGACTCTATTTCGAATGTTAAGGTATTACAACCTAGAGCACAAGATAAACCTGAAAAGGATGTGGTCATGGAAGAAGTAAATATCATTAGAAAAGGTGAAGCTGCTAAAGCATTTGATGCCCCTAAAGTATTTGACAGTTACTTTGTAGAATTAGAAGAAGAAACAAAAAAGCAAGAGGAATTACTTGAGGCTTCTCGTGAAAAGTTTATAAAAGATAATGAAAATTTAGAAGGAGAGGTTATTCGTTTACCTTCTGGTGTCGTTATGATTAGGACTAAAGAAGGGACAGGTGTTGTGCCAACCCCTCAACAACAAGTTTTAATTGATTACGCGGGTTACTTAGAAGATGGTACATTATTTGACACTAGTTGGGCATCTGCCGCTAAAGAAGCTGGAAAATATGACGAAAACAGAGATGAGAATGGAGGGTACAAACCATTTCCTACGCTTTACAGCACAAGTGCGCGGTTAGCTCCTGGCTTCAGAGAAGCGATGTTAAATATGAAAGTTGGAGAGAGAGCTCGGATTTTTATTCCTTCATTTTTAGGGTATGGAAGTAGAGATTACGGTCCTATTCCTGGTAATTCAAACTTAATATTTGATATTGAAATAGTAGATCTTGTTAAATAG
- the gldI gene encoding gliding motility-associated peptidyl-prolyl isomerase GldI: MNKLVVFLLLILYLSSCKTPEAREPESVSTGSFIKESAERNKKLFLLEQEQIETYIANQSDKRFLTSEHGFWFSKDTIQQDTVLKTPAFGDLIKYEHYIADLNGNIIYTEEELKTREYLMDKQELFTGLREGLKLMKAGETYTFIFPSQKAYGYYGDENKIRTNIPIVTQVTVNSITTN, encoded by the coding sequence ATGAATAAATTAGTCGTATTTCTTTTGCTAATTTTATATCTTAGTTCTTGTAAAACACCAGAAGCACGGGAGCCTGAGTCTGTAAGCACTGGATCTTTTATTAAAGAATCTGCCGAACGGAATAAAAAATTATTCCTGTTAGAACAAGAGCAAATAGAAACCTACATTGCAAATCAAAGTGATAAGCGTTTTCTAACTTCAGAGCATGGGTTTTGGTTTTCAAAAGACACGATACAACAAGATACGGTATTAAAAACGCCAGCGTTTGGCGATCTCATAAAATATGAACATTATATCGCTGATTTAAATGGAAATATCATTTATACAGAAGAAGAATTAAAAACACGTGAATACCTTATGGATAAACAAGAATTGTTTACCGGTTTACGGGAAGGATTAAAACTTATGAAAGCAGGAGAAACCTATACGTTCATTTTTCCCTCTCAAAAAGCTTATGGTTATTATGGAGATGAAAATAAAATTAGAACTAACATCCCAATCGTCACACAAGTAACAGTAAATTCAATCACAACAAATTAA
- a CDS encoding bifunctional oligoribonuclease/PAP phosphatase NrnA → MSTQDIIEIKSLLSTPKKIAIIPHKNPDGDAIGSTLGLLHYLLKLNHEAVIIAPNDYPDFLKWLPKESTILKHETDKERTEVIINEADILFTLDFNALHRTGHMETVLEQSQAIKIMIDHHQQPDDYANYMFSDVSMSSTCEMVYHFLDKLNALNEIDEDIATCLYVGIMTDTGSFRFRSTTSTTHRIIANLIDKGADNTHIHNNVYDTNSYNRLQLLGCALSNLKVLPEYRTAYITLSQEELQKLDYKKGDTEGFVNYALALNDTVLAAIFIEDKNQGIIKISLRSKGDFSVNELSRKHFEGGGHTNAAGGKSDTTLSQTVEKFISILPHYKTALNNE, encoded by the coding sequence ATGAGTACACAAGATATAATAGAGATAAAATCACTTTTATCAACACCAAAAAAGATAGCAATTATTCCTCACAAAAACCCTGATGGTGATGCGATTGGCTCAACATTAGGACTCTTGCACTATCTGTTAAAGTTAAATCATGAAGCCGTAATTATTGCGCCTAATGATTATCCCGATTTTTTAAAATGGTTACCCAAAGAAAGTACAATCTTGAAACATGAGACCGATAAAGAACGTACTGAAGTAATTATAAATGAAGCTGATATTCTTTTTACTTTAGATTTTAATGCACTCCATAGAACGGGCCATATGGAAACTGTTTTAGAACAAAGTCAGGCGATTAAAATCATGATCGATCACCATCAACAACCAGATGACTATGCTAACTATATGTTTAGTGATGTCTCTATGAGTTCAACTTGTGAAATGGTCTATCATTTTTTAGATAAACTAAATGCTTTAAACGAAATAGATGAAGACATTGCAACCTGTCTTTATGTAGGAATAATGACAGATACTGGATCATTTCGATTTCGCTCTACAACCAGTACAACGCACCGTATTATAGCCAATTTAATTGATAAAGGCGCAGACAACACGCACATACATAATAATGTTTACGATACGAATAGCTATAATCGTTTACAGCTTTTAGGCTGTGCGTTGAGTAACTTAAAAGTATTGCCTGAATATAGAACGGCATACATTACGTTATCTCAAGAGGAGTTACAAAAACTAGATTATAAAAAAGGAGACACAGAAGGCTTCGTTAACTATGCATTAGCTTTAAATGATACCGTTTTAGCCGCTATTTTTATTGAAGATAAAAATCAAGGTATTATTAAAATATCGCTACGATCAAAAGGCGATTTCTCTGTAAACGAATTGTCTAGAAAACATTTTGAAGGTGGCGGACATACAAATGCTGCTGGAGGAAAAAGTGACACCACTTTATCTCAAACCGTTGAAAAATTTATTAGTATATTACCACACTATAAAACAGCCCTAAATAATGAATAA
- a CDS encoding nucleoside-diphosphate kinase produces the protein MATNRTFTMLKPDSVEKGHIGAILEKINASGFRIVALKLTQMTKADAEAFYAVHNERPFFGELVEYMTRGPVVAAILEKDNAVEDFRTLIGATNPADAAEGTIRKLYAASIGENAVHGSDSDENAAIESAFHFSGREMF, from the coding sequence ATGGCAACAAATAGAACATTTACGATGCTTAAGCCAGATAGTGTTGAAAAAGGACACATTGGCGCAATATTAGAAAAAATCAACGCTTCAGGATTTAGAATTGTAGCGCTGAAATTAACACAAATGACTAAAGCGGATGCTGAAGCATTTTATGCAGTACACAACGAAAGACCTTTCTTTGGTGAATTAGTTGAGTACATGACACGTGGTCCTGTTGTAGCTGCGATCTTAGAAAAAGATAATGCAGTGGAAGACTTTAGAACTTTAATTGGAGCTACAAACCCTGCAGATGCTGCAGAAGGGACTATTAGAAAATTATATGCAGCTTCTATTGGAGAAAATGCGGTGCATGGTAGCGATAGTGATGAAAATGCTGCTATTGAAAGTGCTTTTCATTTTTCTGGAAGAGAAATGTTCTAG
- a CDS encoding M4 family metallopeptidase, with product MKSLKLLSFCLLFTCTVFAQNLRKSILDFQAKTKSAVTINDVSGVPEFIRFTNNNALKVAGSTLKVKAYSFLEANKKLYTINDVSAALVSLKTEHDNYGLSRVVLQQLHNGVPVYDGKLLVHFNSQKNVTAINGNYIPNIKLNAVPSLSKEEANAIALQEIEKQDINYSGASLLVHDSKLQVFNKGLARGIESANYLVYEVEVRNNRDVREFLFLDAHTGAVVEQYTGIAHALDRTVYENNTGNPVWQEGDAFPGTLSIWQQNEVVASGHTYHFFNNAFGFASYDGADAQMRTVNNDPNISCPNANWNGSTANYCDGTAADDVIGHEWGHAYTQFTSNLIYMWQSGAINESYSDIWGETIDLLNNYEDVGENNVVRILQACNESNRWLIGEDATGFSSNLRDMWSPTCEGDPGKVTDGQYICSSFDNGGVHINSGIPNHAYALLVDGGSYNGQVISGIGFTKAAHIFWRAQSQYLTATSDFKNLADALEASANDLIGINLNGLTTEAMPAGLSGESITAADVIQLNKVILAVELRTNPDACGYQALLVPAPDLCDAANTSPIFFEDWENGLGSWTLDQVIAPSATWTPRDWEIESSLPNNRPGSGIYAINAPIGDLYGGDCSSDFQNGILRLESPVITIPDFTDGLYELAFNHYVATEADWDGGNFKISIDGGAFTVLPAAAFTTNPYNGVLNDQAVGNDNPMRGEDAFTGSDEGSNKGSWGKSIIDLSSLGITANSTLQVRFDFGTDGCNGREGWYVDEFVVYNCAYVLSNKQFNAIDSLVSVYPNPSNGVFNLKKIGQVKLLTAEIHDINGRFIKAVDLSTMTSDRAIDLSQVASGLYFMTVTSEAAQGVIKLLKH from the coding sequence TTGAAAAGTTTAAAACTACTCTCTTTTTGTCTGTTATTTACATGCACCGTATTTGCCCAAAATCTTAGAAAATCCATTTTAGATTTTCAAGCAAAAACAAAGTCTGCGGTAACTATTAATGACGTTTCTGGCGTTCCTGAATTCATTAGGTTTACCAATAATAATGCTTTAAAGGTTGCAGGTTCAACTTTAAAGGTAAAAGCATACAGTTTTTTAGAAGCTAATAAAAAGCTGTATACTATTAATGATGTGAGCGCCGCATTGGTATCATTAAAAACAGAACACGATAATTATGGCTTAAGCCGTGTTGTATTGCAACAACTGCACAACGGGGTGCCTGTTTATGATGGGAAGTTATTAGTTCATTTTAATAGTCAAAAAAACGTAACAGCTATAAATGGAAACTATATACCAAATATAAAATTGAATGCAGTTCCTAGTTTAAGTAAGGAAGAAGCAAATGCAATTGCTTTGCAAGAGATTGAAAAACAGGACATCAATTATTCTGGTGCCTCTTTATTAGTTCATGATAGTAAATTACAGGTGTTTAATAAAGGCTTGGCGAGAGGTATAGAAAGTGCTAACTACTTGGTTTATGAAGTAGAGGTACGAAATAATAGAGATGTTAGAGAATTTTTGTTTTTAGATGCTCATACTGGTGCGGTAGTGGAACAATATACTGGTATTGCCCATGCACTCGATCGTACTGTTTACGAAAACAATACAGGAAATCCTGTTTGGCAAGAAGGCGATGCGTTTCCTGGCACTTTAAGTATTTGGCAACAAAATGAGGTTGTAGCTTCGGGTCATACGTATCACTTCTTTAACAACGCTTTTGGTTTTGCTTCTTATGATGGCGCTGATGCCCAAATGCGTACTGTAAATAATGATCCAAATATTAGTTGCCCTAACGCGAACTGGAATGGTTCTACGGCTAATTATTGCGACGGTACAGCAGCTGATGATGTGATAGGACACGAATGGGGTCATGCCTATACTCAATTCACTAGTAATTTAATTTACATGTGGCAATCTGGAGCAATTAACGAATCGTACTCAGATATTTGGGGAGAAACTATAGATTTATTAAATAATTATGAGGATGTAGGAGAGAATAATGTGGTTAGGATACTTCAGGCCTGTAATGAGTCTAACCGGTGGTTAATAGGAGAAGATGCGACAGGTTTTTCTAGTAACCTAAGAGACATGTGGAGTCCAACATGTGAAGGTGATCCAGGAAAGGTAACAGATGGTCAATACATATGCAGTTCATTTGATAATGGTGGAGTACATATTAATTCTGGAATCCCAAATCATGCCTATGCTTTGTTAGTGGATGGGGGGAGTTATAACGGACAAGTTATTAGTGGCATCGGCTTTACTAAAGCAGCTCATATTTTTTGGAGAGCACAAAGCCAATACTTAACGGCAACTAGTGATTTTAAAAACTTGGCAGATGCTTTAGAAGCTTCAGCAAATGATTTAATAGGAATTAATTTGAATGGATTAACAACAGAAGCTATGCCAGCGGGTTTATCTGGAGAAAGCATTACAGCTGCAGATGTTATTCAATTAAATAAGGTAATACTAGCAGTAGAATTAAGAACAAATCCTGATGCTTGTGGTTACCAAGCGCTATTAGTGCCTGCGCCAGATTTATGTGATGCGGCAAATACTAGTCCTATCTTTTTTGAGGATTGGGAAAATGGTTTAGGGAGTTGGACCTTAGATCAAGTCATAGCACCTAGTGCGACATGGACCCCAAGAGATTGGGAAATAGAGTCAAGCTTACCCAATAACAGACCAGGTAGTGGTATTTATGCGATAAATGCTCCAATTGGTGATTTATATGGTGGTGATTGTTCATCAGATTTTCAAAACGGGATATTACGTTTAGAAAGTCCAGTAATTACAATACCAGATTTTACAGATGGGCTGTATGAATTAGCTTTTAACCATTATGTAGCTACTGAAGCTGATTGGGATGGAGGTAACTTTAAAATAAGTATTGATGGCGGTGCGTTTACCGTGCTTCCGGCAGCAGCGTTTACGACTAACCCTTATAATGGTGTTTTAAACGATCAAGCAGTAGGAAATGATAATCCAATGCGTGGAGAGGATGCCTTTACAGGATCAGATGAAGGTTCAAATAAAGGAAGTTGGGGAAAAAGTATTATTGATTTATCGTCATTAGGTATCACGGCCAATAGCACGTTGCAAGTTAGATTTGATTTTGGAACAGATGGTTGTAACGGTCGTGAAGGCTGGTATGTTGATGAATTTGTGGTGTATAATTGTGCTTATGTACTTTCAAACAAACAGTTTAACGCCATTGATAGCTTAGTATCTGTTTATCCGAATCCATCGAATGGTGTTTTTAATTTAAAGAAAATCGGACAAGTTAAATTGTTAACCGCCGAAATACATGATATTAACGGACGCTTTATAAAGGCGGTAGATTTGTCTACTATGACTTCAGATAGAGCAATAGACTTATCTCAGGTAGCTTCTGGATTATATTTTATGACGGTAACTTCAGAAGCGGCTCAAGGTGTGATTAAATTATTGAAACACTAA
- a CDS encoding cold-shock protein, with amino-acid sequence MSKGTVKFFNDSKGFGFITEEGVNKDHFVHISGLIDEIREGDEVEFDLQEGKKGLNAVNVKVI; translated from the coding sequence ATGAGTAAAGGCACAGTAAAATTCTTCAATGACTCTAAAGGTTTTGGTTTCATTACAGAAGAAGGTGTAAACAAAGACCATTTTGTACACATTTCAGGTTTAATTGACGAGATTCGCGAAGGTGATGAAGTTGAATTCGACTTACAAGAAGGTAAAAAAGGATTAAACGCAGTAAACGTAAAAGTAATTTAA
- a CDS encoding cold-shock protein — protein sequence MAQGTVKFFNDSKGFGFITEEGSDKEHFVHISGLIDEVREGDAVEFDLQEGRKGMNAVNVKVI from the coding sequence ATGGCTCAAGGCACAGTAAAATTTTTCAATGATTCTAAAGGTTTCGGTTTTATAACTGAAGAAGGATCAGACAAAGAACATTTCGTACACATCTCTGGCTTAATCGACGAAGTTCGTGAAGGAGATGCCGTAGAATTCGATCTACAAGAAGGACGAAAAGGCATGAACGCAGTAAATGTAAAAGTTATATAA
- a CDS encoding DUF721 domain-containing protein, protein MAKRNNNILNIHEALKDFVETNKLEKGLDKVNVREAWANLMGNGVNNYTTAIELKNDTLFVQLSSSVLREELSYGKDKIMTMLNESLGKTLVKKLVLR, encoded by the coding sequence ATGGCAAAACGCAATAACAACATATTAAATATTCACGAGGCTTTAAAAGACTTTGTAGAAACCAATAAACTAGAAAAAGGACTTGATAAAGTTAATGTTCGTGAAGCTTGGGCCAATTTAATGGGAAACGGTGTAAACAATTACACCACTGCTATTGAACTAAAGAACGACACCCTTTTTGTACAACTAAGTTCCAGTGTTTTAAGGGAAGAATTAAGTTATGGTAAGGACAAAATAATGACCATGCTCAATGAATCTTTGGGTAAAACATTGGTTAAAAAATTAGTACTACGTTAA
- a CDS encoding lipocalin family protein, giving the protein MKQVLSILFLMVLLGSCSKNPEQFIPHLEGYWEIERVTLADGTKKEYTINETIDFIAINDSLKGFRKKMKPRFDGKYETSNAVEELQLKVENDSLNLYYSTKYAHWKETVLMANSSQLKIINENKAVFLYKRFTPITVE; this is encoded by the coding sequence ATGAAACAGGTATTATCCATTTTATTTTTAATGGTTTTATTAGGCAGCTGTTCTAAAAATCCTGAACAGTTTATACCACACCTTGAGGGGTATTGGGAAATAGAACGTGTGACTTTGGCCGACGGCACAAAAAAAGAATATACCATAAATGAAACCATCGATTTTATTGCTATTAACGATAGTTTAAAAGGGTTTAGAAAAAAAATGAAGCCTAGATTCGATGGTAAATACGAAACATCAAACGCTGTGGAGGAACTTCAGCTAAAAGTAGAAAATGACAGTTTAAATCTATACTATTCCACTAAATATGCTCATTGGAAAGAAACCGTTTTAATGGCAAATAGTAGTCAATTAAAAATTATAAACGAAAATAAGGCCGTATTTTTATACAAACGCTTTACGCCTATAACCGTTGAGTAA
- a CDS encoding DNA replication/repair protein RecF, with the protein MILKSLSLLNYKNFESKTFEFNETINCLVGNNGVGKTNVLDAIYHLSFGKSYFNPIASQNIKHDTDFFVINGEYNKQNKEEKIVISLKRGQKKIIKRNAKAYEKFSEHIGFLPLVIISPADRDLIIEGSDTRRKFIDSVISQSDTSYLNDLIKYNKVLGQRNALLKYFALNHTFNADTLDIYNAQLHQFGTAIFQKREAFLKTFLTIFKKRYQAISNGNERVDLVYKSDLFDGELNALLKQVINKDKAIHYTSVGVHKDDLIFNIDEHPIKKFGSQGQQKSFLIALKLAQFDFIKEQSGVNPILLLDDIFDKLDEERVTQIIKLVDAENFGQLFISDTHAERTEKAIKQVHQSYEIFKL; encoded by the coding sequence ATGATTTTAAAATCACTTTCCTTACTTAATTACAAGAATTTTGAGAGCAAAACCTTCGAATTTAATGAAACCATCAATTGTTTGGTTGGCAACAATGGTGTAGGAAAAACGAATGTTTTAGATGCTATTTATCATCTTTCCTTTGGTAAAAGTTACTTCAATCCTATTGCCTCTCAAAATATAAAACACGACACCGATTTTTTTGTCATCAATGGAGAATACAATAAGCAAAATAAAGAGGAAAAGATTGTTATTAGTTTAAAACGCGGACAAAAGAAAATTATCAAACGAAATGCTAAAGCCTACGAAAAATTTAGTGAACACATTGGCTTCCTGCCACTTGTCATTATTTCACCCGCAGATCGTGACTTAATCATCGAAGGTAGCGATACCCGACGTAAATTTATAGATAGTGTGATTTCGCAAAGCGATACGTCTTATTTAAACGATTTAATTAAATATAATAAGGTTTTAGGACAACGTAATGCGCTACTAAAATATTTTGCATTAAACCATACGTTTAATGCTGACACTTTAGATATTTATAATGCACAATTACACCAGTTTGGAACCGCTATTTTTCAAAAAAGAGAAGCCTTTTTAAAAACCTTTCTCACTATATTTAAAAAGCGCTACCAGGCCATTAGTAATGGCAATGAAAGGGTTGATTTAGTTTATAAAAGCGATTTATTTGATGGAGAATTAAACGCCCTTTTAAAACAAGTGATTAACAAAGACAAAGCGATACACTATACTAGTGTTGGCGTTCATAAAGACGACTTAATTTTCAATATAGATGAACATCCCATAAAGAAATTTGGTAGTCAAGGCCAACAAAAATCATTTTTAATTGCATTGAAATTAGCACAATTCGATTTTATTAAAGAGCAAAGTGGCGTCAATCCCATTTTGCTATTAGATGATATTTTTGATAAGTTAGATGAAGAACGCGTGACACAAATAATCAAATTGGTCGATGCTGAGAATTTCGGACAATTATTTATTAGTGATACCCATGCTGAACGTACAGAAAAAGCAATAAAACAAGTGCATCAATCGTATGAAATTTTTAAATTGTAA
- a CDS encoding tetratricopeptide repeat protein, translating into MATYNKRGYKAKKEKMKDTVNDPNLEENSTTAEVFNTLDETASKTEDFVATNQKYIFIVIGVVAALVLGYLGYQKFVKIPAQAEAMNEMYHAQKQYNEAVNGTANDSLYNLVLKGSEGKYGMLDIIENYSGTEAANLANYYAGVSYLNLKDYKNAITHLDQYSGEDQMTGPMAKGAIGDAFVQLDQKEEALKYYVKAAEMRDNELTAPTNYYKAGVIALELGEASDALEYFNIIKDNYSDVNEASQVDAFIAKAKVMANK; encoded by the coding sequence ATGGCAACGTACAATAAAAGAGGTTACAAAGCAAAGAAGGAAAAGATGAAGGATACAGTAAATGATCCTAACCTTGAAGAAAACTCAACAACAGCTGAGGTATTTAATACTTTAGACGAGACGGCTTCAAAGACTGAAGATTTCGTTGCTACAAATCAAAAGTATATTTTTATCGTTATTGGAGTAGTAGCAGCTTTAGTTTTGGGCTACTTGGGTTACCAAAAATTTGTAAAAATACCTGCGCAGGCAGAAGCGATGAATGAAATGTACCACGCTCAAAAGCAATACAATGAAGCGGTGAATGGCACAGCTAATGATTCTTTGTATAATTTGGTGCTTAAAGGTAGCGAAGGTAAATACGGCATGTTAGACATTATTGAGAACTATAGTGGAACGGAAGCAGCAAACTTAGCAAATTACTATGCAGGTGTTTCTTACTTAAATTTGAAAGATTACAAAAATGCAATCACACATTTAGATCAGTATTCTGGTGAGGATCAAATGACAGGACCAATGGCTAAAGGGGCTATTGGAGATGCTTTTGTTCAATTAGATCAAAAGGAAGAGGCTTTAAAATACTACGTAAAAGCGGCTGAAATGCGTGACAACGAATTAACGGCACCAACTAACTACTATAAAGCAGGAGTAATTGCTTTAGAGTTAGGGGAAGCAAGTGACGCATTAGAATACTTTAATATTATTAAAGACAACTATTCTGATGTTAATGAAGCTTCTCAAGTAGATGCGTTTATTGCAAAAGCAAAAGTGATGGCAAACAAATAA